The Arachis ipaensis cultivar K30076 chromosome B07, Araip1.1, whole genome shotgun sequence genome includes a window with the following:
- the LOC107606827 gene encoding uncharacterized protein LOC107606827 gives MLGLVETKRQVFTKFDVARIWGYSSVGWEYVESAGASVFKANNCYKGERWLCVEGVMMKNNFNCAFCLVYGAHERDAKRVVWEELSYVASLCHVPFCFFGDFNEILHIEERKGASSLPMSAEEFRDWEVHLVQGSVCSQIDRVLVNIEWVEELPDVRLKGGPRGLSDHCPLIVEDKRIDAGPRPFRSLDSWFTHEGFLSMVKSEWRNLGDAQFTSKLKALTGPLRLWHKKNFGDMDKRLKTLEEEI, from the exons ATGTTAGGTTTGGTTGAAACTAAGAGGCAGGTTTTTACTAAATTTGATGTTGCAAGAATCTGGGGTTATAGTTCTGTGGGATGGGAGTATGTGGAGTCGGCAGGGGCCTCGGTGTTCAAAGCCAACAACTGTTATAAAGGGGAGAGATGGTTGTGCGTTGAGGGAGTGATGATGAAGAACAATTTTAATTGTGCTTTTTGTTTGGTGTATGGGGCGCATGAGAGGGACGCGAAACGAGTTGTATGGGAGGAGTTGAGTTATGTTGCGAGTCTGTGTCATGTGCCTTTCTGCTTCTTCGGGGACTTCAATGAGATTCTACATATCGAAGAGCGCAAAGGAGCTAGTAGTTTACCGATGTCAGCAGAAGAGTTTAGAGATTGG GAAGTTCACTTGGTTCAGGGGTCGGTCTGCAGTCAGATTGATAGGGTCTTGGTTAATATCGAGTGGGTTGAGGAATTGCCTGATGTTCGACTAAAAGGTGGGCCTAGAGGGTTGTCTGACCACTGTCCGTTGATTGTGGAGGATAAGAGAATTGATGCTGGACCCCGACCTTTCAGAAGTCTGGATTCCTGGTTTACGCATGAGGGTTTCCTGAGCATGGTTAAAAGTGAATGGAGAAATTTGGGAGATGCTCAGTTCACTAGTAAGTTGAAGGCTTTGACGGGTCCTCTACGATTATGGCACAAGAAAAATTTCGGGGACATGGATAAGAGACTGAAGACGTTAGAGGAGGAGATTTAG